Proteins from a genomic interval of Chroococcidiopsis thermalis PCC 7203:
- the psbZ gene encoding photosystem II reaction center protein PsbZ, translating into MLSALFQLALVALVFLSFALVIGVPVAYATPQNWVESKRLLWIGSIAWFGLVIVIGVLNFLVV; encoded by the coding sequence ATGTTATCTGCTCTGTTTCAATTGGCTTTAGTTGCCCTGGTATTCTTGTCCTTTGCTTTGGTAATTGGCGTTCCCGTGGCTTACGCTACTCCCCAAAATTGGGTGGAATCAAAAAGGCTGCTTTGGATCGGTTCGATCGCCTGGTTCGGTCTAGTGATCGTCATCGGTGTTTTGAACTTTTTGGTCGTATAA
- the ribH gene encoding 6,7-dimethyl-8-ribityllumazine synthase has protein sequence MAVFEGTFTQTEPLRFAIVIGRFNDLVIGKLLEGCQDCLKRHGIDPNPHGSQVDYAYVPGSFEVPIVARQLALSHRYDAVICLGAVIRGQTPHFDYVAGEVAKGIAAAGFQTGVPVIFGILTVDSMQQALERAGIKSNKGWDYAMNAIEMASLMRQLHSDITVESYNNNSQSLPAASLKSAIANERSPITESGE, from the coding sequence ATGGCAGTTTTCGAGGGAACTTTTACTCAGACAGAACCTTTACGGTTTGCGATCGTCATCGGTCGGTTTAACGATTTAGTGATTGGTAAGCTGTTAGAAGGATGTCAAGATTGCTTGAAACGTCATGGCATCGATCCGAATCCTCACGGCAGTCAAGTCGATTACGCTTACGTCCCTGGTAGTTTTGAAGTGCCAATTGTGGCGCGACAATTAGCATTATCTCATCGCTATGATGCCGTGATCTGTCTTGGAGCAGTCATTCGCGGTCAAACTCCCCATTTCGATTATGTTGCGGGAGAAGTAGCTAAGGGCATTGCTGCGGCAGGATTTCAAACTGGCGTACCAGTCATTTTTGGTATTCTGACTGTAGACTCGATGCAGCAAGCTCTGGAAAGAGCCGGAATTAAGAGCAACAAGGGTTGGGACTACGCCATGAACGCGATTGAGATGGCTAGCTTGATGCGGCAACTACATTCCGATATTACTGTAGAATCCTACAACAATAATTCTCAATCCTTGCCCGCTGCATCGCTGAAAAGTGCCATTGCTAACGAGCGATCGCCAATTACAGAAAGTGGCGAGTGA
- a CDS encoding glutamate-5-semialdehyde dehydrogenase: MTGDTSHTHSGLVATARRAYGASLKLGISKGADRSRAVQKMAEALKQSFDDILEANTLDLEASREMAVPELIVDWLKLTPERLQAAVEILQRLSELSDPLRRIRNADYQLADSQTYCQLMPLGTIALVYEAFPELGAIAAGLCIKTGNSLILKGGGEASHSNAAIAKVLQIALEESGMPSGCLERIETEEGSLTQELITQDQYINLVIPYGRPSLVQQVVRQSTAPVLKSAMGNCYLYWSLSGSIEMMRWTILDSHASEPDPVNAIEKVLIHRTTNPSSLVTLWNSLQEKGFQVRGDTALVEAFPQLQLAKDSEWSQSYLNKTVAFKVVDNLEAAISWINRYSSGHADCIVTESYQESRHFALRVNSASTYINASPRFCRNPARGESIFLGMSNQKGHRRGLISPESLTTVKHIVQGNSRF; encoded by the coding sequence ATGACAGGTGACACATCTCATACTCACTCAGGCTTGGTCGCTACTGCTCGTCGCGCCTACGGAGCTTCCCTAAAACTAGGAATTAGTAAGGGAGCAGACCGCAGCCGTGCCGTGCAAAAGATGGCAGAAGCACTCAAGCAATCTTTCGATGACATTTTGGAAGCCAACACTTTGGACTTGGAAGCTAGTCGCGAAATGGCAGTGCCAGAATTAATCGTGGATTGGCTGAAGTTGACTCCCGAACGCCTCCAAGCTGCGGTAGAAATTTTGCAACGTCTGAGCGAACTGTCAGACCCTTTGCGACGGATTAGAAATGCTGACTACCAGCTTGCCGATTCTCAAACTTACTGCCAGCTCATGCCGTTGGGAACGATCGCCTTAGTTTACGAAGCATTTCCAGAACTTGGGGCGATCGCCGCAGGACTGTGTATCAAAACTGGTAACAGCCTCATTCTCAAAGGTGGAGGAGAAGCCAGTCACTCTAATGCTGCTATTGCCAAGGTTCTGCAAATTGCCTTAGAGGAAAGCGGAATGCCTTCCGGTTGTCTGGAAAGAATTGAGACAGAGGAAGGGAGCTTAACACAGGAATTAATTACCCAAGACCAATACATAAACCTTGTCATTCCCTACGGTCGCCCCAGCTTAGTTCAGCAAGTCGTGCGACAGTCCACCGCCCCAGTTTTGAAATCGGCGATGGGGAACTGTTACCTTTACTGGTCGCTATCTGGCAGCATTGAAATGATGCGCTGGACGATTTTAGACAGTCATGCTAGCGAACCCGATCCGGTCAATGCGATCGAGAAAGTCTTGATTCACCGCACCACCAATCCCTCGTCCCTCGTTACCCTGTGGAACAGCTTGCAAGAAAAAGGTTTTCAAGTTAGGGGAGATACCGCATTAGTTGAAGCATTTCCCCAGCTACAACTAGCAAAGGATTCTGAGTGGAGTCAATCATATTTAAACAAAACAGTAGCTTTTAAGGTAGTAGACAACTTAGAAGCAGCCATTTCGTGGATCAATCGTTATAGTAGCGGTCATGCCGACTGCATCGTTACTGAGTCCTATCAAGAAAGCCGTCACTTTGCTTTGCGGGTGAATAGCGCCTCCACTTATATCAACGCCTCCCCGCGCTTTTGCCGCAATCCCGCCCGAGGAGAGTCGATCTTTTTGGGCATGTCAAATCAGAAAGGACACCGCCGAGGACTAATTAGCCCCGAAAGCCTGACGACGGTAAAGCATATCGTGCAGGGGAATAGTAGATTTTAG
- a CDS encoding acyl-CoA desaturase, whose translation MTIATPTKLTINWVNTLFFIGLHFGALFALLPSNFSWQAVGVAVFLYWVTGGLGVTLGFHRLVTHRSFQTPKWLEYFLVFCGTLACQGGPIEWVGTHRAHHLYSDTEPDPHDSNKGFWWSHIGWLIYRRPIELDLARFTKDIAGDPVYQFLEKNMIFIQIALGVVLLLLGGWSFVVWGIFVRVVFVYHCTWLVNSATHKFGYRSHESGDRSTNCWWVALLVFGEGWHNNHHAFQYSARHGLEWWEVDLTWMTICLLQALGLAKNVKLAEK comes from the coding sequence ATGACGATTGCTACCCCAACCAAACTGACAATCAACTGGGTCAATACCCTATTTTTTATTGGTTTGCATTTTGGAGCTTTATTTGCTCTACTCCCTAGCAACTTCAGCTGGCAAGCAGTTGGTGTTGCCGTGTTTCTCTACTGGGTCACTGGCGGTTTGGGAGTTACTCTAGGCTTTCACCGTCTTGTCACCCACCGCAGCTTTCAAACTCCAAAATGGCTGGAGTATTTCTTGGTCTTTTGCGGAACACTCGCCTGTCAAGGAGGACCGATTGAATGGGTAGGGACGCACCGCGCCCATCATCTTTACTCCGATACCGAACCCGATCCCCACGACTCTAACAAAGGTTTTTGGTGGAGTCACATCGGCTGGTTAATTTATCGCAGACCGATTGAATTAGATCTTGCTCGTTTTACAAAAGATATTGCTGGCGATCCAGTTTATCAATTTCTAGAAAAAAATATGATTTTCATCCAGATCGCTCTGGGTGTCGTCCTATTATTACTTGGTGGCTGGTCGTTTGTCGTCTGGGGAATTTTTGTGCGAGTCGTGTTCGTCTACCACTGCACCTGGTTGGTAAACAGCGCCACGCACAAATTTGGCTATCGCAGCCATGAATCCGGCGATCGCTCGACCAACTGTTGGTGGGTAGCCCTGTTGGTGTTTGGCGAAGGCTGGCACAACAACCACCACGCCTTCCAATACTCTGCCCGACACGGCTTAGAGTGGTGGGAAGTCGATCTCACCTGGATGACGATCTGCTTGCTACAAGCTCTTGGCTTGGCTAAAAATGTGAAGCTGGCTGAAAAGTAG
- a CDS encoding aminotransferase class I/II-fold pyridoxal phosphate-dependent enzyme yields the protein MNSYEQLQLAEQALSPIFSGIDAQVKQNLQRVLSAFRHQRVGAHHFASVSGYGHDDLGRQTLDRVFAEVMQAEAAAVRVQFVSGTHAIACALFGVLRPGDEMLAVAGAPYDTLEEAIGLRGSGQGSLIEFGINYRQIDLTAAGTIDWQALETAVRDRTRLVSIQRSCGYSWRSSLSIAEIEKIVHIVKQQNPNTVCFVDNCYGEFIEDREPTAVGADLMAGSLIKNPGGTIVTAGGYVAGKEEFVEAATCRLTAPGIGSAGGATFDQHRLMFQGLFLAPQMVGEAMKGNHLTAYVFDKLGYSVNPAPLVPRRDTIQAVRLGSPQKLVAFCRAIQQNSPIGSYLDPVPAEMPGYESELVMAGGTFIDGSTSEFSADGPLREPYAIFCQGGTHWTHVAIALEAAIEAVRAAD from the coding sequence ATGAACAGCTACGAACAGCTGCAACTAGCAGAACAGGCACTATCTCCGATTTTTTCTGGAATTGACGCTCAGGTCAAGCAAAATCTTCAACGAGTGCTGAGTGCTTTTCGCCACCAGCGGGTGGGGGCGCATCATTTTGCTTCTGTCAGCGGCTACGGTCACGACGATCTGGGTCGTCAGACGTTAGATCGGGTATTTGCTGAGGTGATGCAAGCAGAAGCAGCCGCAGTGAGAGTCCAGTTTGTCTCTGGAACCCACGCGATCGCCTGTGCTTTGTTCGGTGTATTGCGCCCAGGGGATGAGATGCTGGCGGTTGCAGGTGCGCCCTACGATACGCTGGAAGAAGCGATCGGGCTTAGGGGCAGCGGACAAGGCTCCTTGATAGAGTTTGGCATTAATTATCGCCAAATAGATCTAACCGCAGCCGGAACGATTGATTGGCAGGCGTTAGAAACGGCGGTGCGCGATCGCACCCGTTTAGTCTCGATCCAGCGGTCTTGCGGTTATTCCTGGCGTTCTAGCCTTTCCATTGCCGAGATTGAAAAGATCGTCCACATCGTCAAACAGCAAAACCCGAATACAGTTTGTTTTGTCGATAACTGCTACGGCGAATTTATTGAAGATCGAGAACCTACGGCGGTCGGTGCGGATTTGATGGCGGGGTCTTTGATTAAAAATCCTGGTGGCACGATTGTCACGGCTGGCGGCTATGTCGCAGGGAAAGAAGAGTTCGTAGAAGCAGCTACCTGTCGCCTCACAGCCCCAGGAATTGGTAGTGCTGGCGGGGCGACATTCGACCAGCATCGACTGATGTTTCAGGGACTATTTCTCGCTCCACAAATGGTAGGAGAGGCGATGAAAGGTAATCACCTGACTGCATACGTGTTCGACAAGTTAGGATATTCGGTGAATCCCGCCCCACTGGTTCCGCGTCGAGACACGATTCAAGCAGTTCGATTGGGTTCGCCACAAAAATTAGTGGCTTTTTGTCGGGCAATTCAGCAAAACTCGCCCATCGGTTCTTATCTCGACCCCGTACCCGCCGAAATGCCTGGTTATGAGAGCGAGTTAGTCATGGCTGGGGGGACGTTTATTGATGGCAGTACCTCGGAATTTTCGGCTGATGGTCCTTTACGGGAGCCATACGCGATCTTTTGTCAAGGGGGTACTCATTGGACGCACGTGGCGATCGCCTTAGAAGCTGCGATTGAGGCAGTAAGAGCTGCCGATTAA
- a CDS encoding DUF4082 domain-containing protein — protein sequence MYKRLLLSSVSVITALLAIAAPRSLAEPSSYSIWSDSTPLNAVVDKDTKPVELGLKFRSDVDGEVSAIRFYRAVANESGYFVHLWSSTGELLGTGMAFEGQQPAPGWQTVQFYPPIPVKAKQIYIASYYVNSGRYVASEKFFENAGVDNGFLHALRNGEAGSNSTYIYGYGGGFPTQSYNSTNYWIDVVFKPKTTSIWTDSVAPSSIATFDSRAIEVGVKFKATKEGFVTGIRFYKAATNTGTHVGSLWTAGGQLVARGTFVSETTSGWQQLKFDQPIRISADTIYVASYHAPKGNYAYTLNHFASPMSNSGLQFLDGNNGVYKYGNSSFPSQTYKSSNYWVDVLYTPIGD from the coding sequence ATGTATAAAAGATTATTATTATCGAGTGTCAGTGTCATTACAGCATTACTGGCGATCGCCGCTCCGCGCTCTCTAGCCGAACCGTCAAGTTATTCTATTTGGTCTGACTCTACACCTTTAAATGCAGTTGTAGACAAAGATACTAAACCTGTGGAGCTAGGTCTAAAGTTCCGTAGCGATGTAGATGGGGAAGTATCGGCAATTAGATTTTATCGAGCCGTAGCAAACGAAAGCGGTTACTTCGTTCATCTTTGGTCTAGTACTGGAGAATTACTCGGTACGGGCATGGCTTTTGAAGGACAGCAACCTGCTCCAGGTTGGCAAACCGTACAATTCTATCCACCCATACCAGTTAAGGCGAAACAAATATATATTGCTTCTTATTACGTCAACTCTGGGCGATATGTCGCCAGCGAAAAATTCTTCGAGAATGCTGGGGTAGATAATGGGTTTTTACACGCTCTGCGTAATGGTGAAGCTGGAAGTAACAGTACATACATTTACGGTTACGGCGGTGGTTTTCCAACTCAGTCATACAATAGCACTAACTACTGGATAGATGTTGTCTTCAAACCTAAAACAACGAGTATTTGGACTGATTCTGTAGCTCCATCTTCCATTGCCACTTTTGATTCTAGAGCAATAGAGGTAGGTGTAAAGTTTAAAGCCACGAAAGAAGGCTTTGTGACTGGCATTCGATTCTACAAAGCCGCGACTAACACTGGTACGCACGTCGGCTCTTTATGGACTGCTGGGGGTCAGCTCGTCGCACGCGGTACGTTTGTTTCCGAAACAACTTCTGGCTGGCAACAACTTAAATTCGACCAGCCAATTCGGATCTCGGCAGATACGATTTACGTAGCTTCCTATCACGCTCCAAAAGGTAACTACGCTTACACGCTGAATCACTTTGCCAGCCCTATGAGCAATTCTGGTTTGCAATTTCTTGATGGTAATAATGGCGTGTATAAATACGGTAACTCCAGTTTCCCCAGCCAAACATATAAAAGTAGCAATTACTGGGTAGACGTTCTATACACTCCGATTGGAGATTAA
- a CDS encoding DNA-methyltransferase produces the protein MFLCCPLYNTDYGSAYVGNALELLDCLESNSIDLVITSPPFALQREKSYGNVEQEAYVNWLFNFCEKVYRVLAPHGSFVLDLGGAYQSKRPVRSLYNYRILIKLCDELDFRLAEEFFWYNPSKLPSPIEWVNKRKIRTKDAVNTIWWLSKTDNPKANVSNVLVPYSERMKKLLQNPEKFYQPKERPSGHDIGKAFANNNGGAIPSNLLQIPNTESGSRYIQLCKAAKIGAHPARFPQKLPQFFINFLTEPGDTVLDIFAGSNTTGVAAESLQRHWIAFEQNRSYLATSAFRFVDANLNQSQANTLYTQLMSSSQTVALK, from the coding sequence ATGTTTCTATGTTGCCCTTTATACAATACTGATTATGGCTCTGCATATGTTGGTAATGCTTTGGAATTACTTGACTGCCTCGAATCCAATTCTATCGATTTAGTTATTACTTCTCCACCTTTTGCCCTACAACGTGAAAAGAGTTATGGTAATGTCGAGCAAGAGGCTTATGTAAATTGGTTATTTAATTTTTGTGAAAAAGTCTATCGAGTCTTAGCACCACACGGTAGTTTTGTCCTCGATTTAGGAGGAGCATATCAAAGTAAACGTCCCGTGCGATCGCTCTATAATTACCGTATTTTAATTAAACTTTGCGACGAGCTAGATTTCCGTCTTGCAGAAGAGTTTTTTTGGTATAATCCCTCAAAATTACCATCTCCGATTGAGTGGGTCAATAAACGCAAGATCCGCACTAAGGATGCTGTCAATACTATTTGGTGGTTATCAAAAACTGATAATCCCAAAGCTAATGTGAGTAATGTACTCGTGCCTTACTCAGAGCGCATGAAAAAATTACTTCAGAATCCAGAAAAATTTTATCAACCAAAAGAACGTCCATCAGGACACGATATCGGTAAAGCTTTTGCTAACAATAATGGAGGAGCAATCCCTTCTAATTTATTACAAATACCCAATACTGAAAGTGGCTCTCGTTACATCCAATTATGTAAAGCAGCTAAGATTGGCGCACATCCAGCACGTTTTCCGCAGAAACTTCCCCAGTTCTTTATTAATTTTTTGACAGAACCAGGCGATACAGTCCTCGATATCTTTGCAGGTTCTAATACTACAGGTGTAGCAGCCGAATCATTACAACGACATTGGATCGCGTTTGAACAAAACAGATCGTATCTCGCAACTTCTGCATTTCGATTTGTTGATGCTAATCTGAATCAATCACAAGCTAATACTCTATACACTCAGTTGATGTCAAGTTCGCAGACAGTAGCTTTGAAGTGA
- a CDS encoding OmpA family protein: MAPKPPKSSITCHNCGYDGNSITAIRCDLCKQPLELNYALNSNSTIRNSVSNSKKTTRYRFYLPNTWLTLVSILSLLLGGSLFFWRSQSVSTQNFQRLGDRGNSKAIVILGDTFSGYSTFRSDRLRQALKEFQIEAHYKDEFNQARRARLLNEGQADFLVTTLDQFLKQKPQGKIVGLINYTIGGDAVVLNTKQYPNLRSLQALNQLVQQRRSQNQLSIIFAGDSPSEYLGLLLDAKFEAFRLLDFQTIKVVDAADAWKQLQSNSNLAAAILWEPFVTKARQQGYTVVLSSRDTPGAIVDVIVAGDRLLQSQPEKISAFLEAYYRLIDTSTSDRLLLQNQIARDGNLSASDATTVMQGIDFFTSVEAKNWMRDGTLEKRINSTAAVLALTGRMEQVPPAPQNLFTYQFLDRAASHTQKLISSIRSDNPKLADSLLEGVANDTNSKFETASNLGNLRVQGEIEFQFGSTTLTRKGKQTLDRLAKQIAEFNSQTVAIRVIGHTSRKGLADLNQKLSQQRAQEVINYLKQRGLQHKMFAVGKGFSQLRGDISPYDNRNQRTEIQLLRLKS, from the coding sequence ATGGCTCCAAAACCACCAAAATCATCCATAACTTGTCATAACTGTGGCTATGATGGCAATTCTATTACTGCCATTCGGTGCGATTTATGCAAGCAGCCACTAGAGCTAAATTATGCTTTAAATAGCAATAGTACTATTAGAAATAGTGTATCTAATAGTAAAAAAACAACTCGGTATCGGTTTTATCTCCCTAATACTTGGTTGACATTAGTGTCAATACTATCACTGCTACTGGGAGGAAGCTTGTTCTTTTGGCGCAGTCAAAGCGTTAGCACTCAAAATTTTCAGCGGTTAGGAGATCGGGGTAACTCAAAAGCAATCGTAATTTTGGGCGACACCTTTAGCGGCTACAGTACTTTTCGGAGCGATCGATTGCGGCAAGCACTCAAAGAATTTCAAATTGAAGCGCACTATAAAGATGAATTTAATCAAGCTAGACGCGCTCGACTTTTAAATGAAGGACAAGCCGATTTCTTAGTCACAACTCTAGATCAGTTTTTGAAACAAAAACCCCAAGGGAAAATAGTTGGTTTGATTAACTATACAATCGGAGGTGATGCAGTTGTTTTAAACACGAAACAATATCCTAACCTCAGATCGCTCCAAGCTCTGAACCAATTAGTACAGCAGAGGCGATCGCAGAACCAGTTAAGCATTATTTTTGCTGGCGATTCTCCCAGTGAATATCTAGGTTTGTTGCTAGATGCTAAATTTGAAGCATTTAGATTATTAGATTTTCAAACAATAAAAGTAGTCGATGCTGCTGATGCCTGGAAGCAATTGCAATCTAATTCAAATCTAGCAGCAGCTATACTTTGGGAACCTTTTGTCACGAAAGCTCGGCAACAAGGATATACAGTAGTCTTATCAAGTCGAGATACTCCAGGTGCAATTGTCGATGTTATTGTTGCTGGCGATCGCCTTCTCCAATCGCAACCTGAAAAAATCTCCGCTTTTTTAGAAGCTTATTATCGTTTAATTGATACATCCACTAGCGATCGTCTGTTGTTGCAAAATCAAATCGCTCGGGATGGTAATTTATCAGCTAGCGATGCAACAACGGTCATGCAAGGAATTGATTTTTTTACGTCAGTTGAGGCGAAAAACTGGATGAGGGATGGCACGCTAGAAAAAAGAATAAATTCTACAGCTGCGGTGTTGGCACTAACAGGTAGGATGGAGCAAGTGCCTCCAGCTCCTCAAAACTTATTTACTTACCAGTTCCTCGATCGCGCCGCTAGTCATACCCAGAAACTCATTAGTTCGATCCGCTCTGACAATCCAAAACTAGCTGATAGTCTACTAGAAGGAGTAGCGAACGATACTAATTCTAAATTTGAAACTGCCTCTAATCTGGGAAATTTGCGCGTACAAGGAGAGATAGAGTTTCAATTTGGCTCGACTACACTCACTAGGAAAGGTAAGCAAACACTCGATAGATTGGCTAAGCAAATAGCCGAGTTTAATTCGCAGACTGTAGCTATAAGAGTAATCGGTCATACTTCTAGAAAAGGATTAGCCGATTTGAATCAAAAATTAAGTCAGCAAAGAGCGCAAGAAGTTATTAATTATCTCAAACAACGCGGTCTGCAACACAAAATGTTTGCAGTAGGAAAAGGTTTTAGCCAACTCAGAGGGGATATTTCTCCCTATGATAATCGGAACCAACGAACAGAGATTCAATTGTTGCGATTGAAGAGTTAA
- a CDS encoding CHASE domain-containing protein, which yields MKANLFGRYLQPRRSWIPYFVLTISLLFTTAATYYVSSTVQNKERLRFENDVQTTQAKIQDRIEAYITLLRAGSGLFAASETVTSQEFRAFVNRMKLRGSYPGIQGIGYSARVPAAAKDAFVTQMRQQGIANFNIRPNYPRLEYHAIIYLEPQDRRNRVAVGYDMFSEPVRRAAMERARDTGIPAASGKVTLVQEIDKHKQAGFLIYVPVYRGGNIPATKRQRQTELMGFIYSPFRADDLMNGIFGDEDRLVNFEIYDSHNVSSANLLHSSRSHTLNNRDRPQFQTNKKIDLGGRTWSLVFTSRPELELASDIDLAPFVAFIGVAMSMILFAMTHSLSSSRKAAERSAAALTESEKRFRRLVESNIFGVAFGNFQGKIHYANDYFLQLIGYEREDLLAGRLHWDSLTPAEFLPLDLQAAEELKKRGIAAPFEKQYIRKDGTRVPILIGAALLADTNTPQPEIIGFILDLSDRKAAQEALRWSEERYRSLVEATTNIIWDTKAEGEVVTELPGWSAFTGQKFEEYQRWGWIAAIHPEDRDRTAQAWLKALAHRSVYEMEHRVRRYDGEYRYMNARGVPVLETDGSVREWIGVHTDITERKQAEVERERLLQREKVAREEAETANRIKDEFLATLSHELRTPLNAMLGWTQLLRNRKFNEETTARALETIDRNTKSLAQLIEDILDMSRIVTGKLHLEIRKIDIVPVIVAAIETVLPAATAKNIQIESKLDSSIGSVMGDANRLQQVFWNLLANAVKFTPRDGRIEVRLFQFDSQVQVRVADNGQGISPEFLPHVFDRFLQADSTTTREYGGLGLGLSIVRQLVELHGGTVGAESAGLGKGATFTVALPIRAVDYNLNEPEQPHSQKEETAIAPPSLDGLRIVVVDDEADARDLLNTVLTQYGAKVVTRETARETIEAIAQFQPHVLVSDIGMPEEDGYALIHRLRQLPPEQGGQIPAIALTAYARTEDRDRALAAGFQQHIAKPVNPDKLAAVVSELARKVS from the coding sequence ATGAAAGCAAACTTATTTGGGAGGTATTTACAACCACGTCGAAGCTGGATTCCCTATTTTGTTTTGACGATCTCGCTCTTATTTACTACAGCAGCTACTTATTATGTATCGAGTACGGTTCAAAATAAAGAGCGGTTGCGGTTTGAAAATGATGTCCAAACAACTCAAGCCAAGATTCAAGATCGGATTGAGGCTTACATAACTCTGTTGCGGGCAGGAAGTGGTCTATTTGCCGCGAGTGAAACAGTAACATCGCAAGAATTTCGGGCTTTTGTGAATCGGATGAAATTGCGCGGTAGCTATCCTGGGATTCAAGGAATTGGCTATTCGGCGCGAGTGCCAGCAGCAGCGAAAGATGCCTTTGTCACCCAAATGCGGCAACAGGGAATCGCTAACTTCAATATCCGCCCCAACTATCCTCGTTTGGAATATCATGCCATTATTTATCTAGAACCACAAGATCGTCGCAACCGAGTTGCAGTTGGTTACGATATGTTCTCCGAGCCAGTGCGCCGCGCTGCGATGGAACGCGCCCGCGATACTGGTATTCCCGCTGCTTCAGGTAAAGTGACTTTAGTTCAAGAAATTGACAAACACAAGCAAGCGGGTTTTCTAATCTACGTTCCGGTTTACCGTGGTGGTAATATTCCCGCCACAAAAAGGCAAAGGCAAACAGAGTTAATGGGTTTTATTTACAGTCCTTTTCGGGCTGACGATCTGATGAATGGTATTTTTGGCGATGAAGACCGCTTGGTGAATTTTGAAATTTACGATAGTCACAATGTCAGCTCGGCAAATTTGCTACACTCATCCAGATCTCATACGCTAAATAACCGCGATCGTCCACAATTTCAGACTAACAAAAAGATCGATCTTGGCGGACGTACTTGGAGTTTAGTTTTTACCTCTCGCCCTGAATTAGAACTAGCTTCAGACATCGATCTTGCGCCTTTCGTTGCCTTTATTGGAGTGGCAATGAGTATGATTCTATTTGCCATGACACACTCGCTCTCTTCGTCGCGCAAAGCCGCCGAGCGATCGGCAGCAGCTCTTACAGAAAGTGAAAAGCGGTTTCGACGTTTGGTAGAGTCAAATATTTTTGGCGTTGCCTTTGGGAACTTTCAGGGAAAAATTCATTACGCAAACGACTATTTTCTCCAACTCATAGGTTACGAGCGAGAAGATTTGCTGGCAGGGAGATTGCATTGGGACAGTTTAACTCCTGCGGAGTTTCTTCCTTTAGATCTTCAAGCAGCTGAAGAACTGAAAAAACGCGGAATTGCAGCTCCATTTGAGAAACAATATATTCGTAAAGATGGTACGCGAGTCCCAATTCTAATTGGTGCAGCTTTGTTAGCAGATACAAATACGCCTCAACCAGAAATTATCGGCTTTATTCTAGATTTGAGCGATCGTAAAGCTGCGCAGGAAGCTCTACGTTGGAGTGAAGAACGTTATCGTTCTTTGGTAGAAGCGACGACAAACATTATTTGGGATACCAAAGCAGAAGGTGAAGTCGTTACCGAACTGCCTGGATGGAGTGCTTTTACCGGACAAAAGTTTGAAGAGTATCAGAGATGGGGATGGATTGCAGCGATTCATCCAGAAGATCGCGATCGCACTGCGCAAGCATGGTTAAAAGCTCTGGCTCATCGCAGCGTGTACGAGATGGAGCATCGGGTGCGGCGCTATGACGGCGAGTATAGGTATATGAATGCCCGTGGCGTGCCAGTTTTAGAAACAGATGGTAGCGTGAGGGAATGGATCGGCGTTCATACGGACATTACGGAACGCAAGCAAGCAGAAGTAGAACGAGAACGATTGTTACAACGGGAAAAGGTAGCTCGCGAAGAAGCAGAAACAGCCAACCGAATCAAGGACGAGTTTTTGGCTACTCTATCTCACGAATTACGCACGCCTTTAAATGCAATGCTGGGGTGGACGCAGTTACTTCGTAACCGCAAGTTTAATGAAGAGACGACAGCACGCGCTTTAGAGACTATCGATCGCAACACAAAATCTCTGGCGCAGTTGATCGAAGATATTTTAGATATGTCGCGGATCGTTACGGGAAAGCTGCATTTAGAGATCCGTAAAATAGACATCGTACCAGTTATCGTTGCTGCGATTGAAACCGTCTTACCCGCAGCAACAGCCAAAAACATTCAGATTGAATCGAAATTAGATTCTAGCATTGGATCGGTCATGGGAGATGCCAATCGCTTGCAGCAGGTATTCTGGAATTTGCTTGCTAATGCCGTTAAATTTACTCCCAGAGACGGACGAATTGAAGTGCGTTTATTTCAGTTTGATTCTCAAGTACAAGTACGAGTTGCTGATAACGGACAAGGTATTAGTCCTGAGTTTTTACCCCACGTCTTCGATCGCTTCCTGCAAGCAGACAGCACTACGACCAGAGAGTATGGTGGTTTAGGACTGGGTTTATCGATCGTGCGTCAATTGGTAGAACTGCATGGTGGTACGGTAGGAGCTGAAAGTGCGGGATTGGGTAAAGGGGCTACATTTACTGTCGCTCTGCCAATTCGCGCCGTAGATTACAATCTGAATGAGCCAGAGCAACCTCACAGCCAAAAAGAAGAAACTGCGATCGCGCCTCCATCCCTAGACGGTTTACGGATTGTCGTCGTCGATGATGAAGCCGATGCCAGAGACTTACTCAATACAGTTTTGACCCAGTATGGCGCTAAAGTCGTGACTCGTGAAACTGCCCGGGAGACAATTGAGGCGATCGCTCAATTTCAGCCGCACGTCCTCGTCAGCGATATTGGAATGCCAGAAGAGGATGGATATGCTTTGATTCATCGCTTGCGACAACTACCACCAGAACAAGGCGGACAAATTCCCGCGATCGCGCTTACAGCCTATGCTAGAACAGAAGACCGCGATCGCGCTTTAGCAGCAGGTTTTCAACAACATATTGCCAAGCCAGTCAATCCCGATAAATTAGCTGCGGTTGTGAGTGAATTGGCTCGAAAAGTGAGTTGA